In the genome of Triticum urartu cultivar G1812 chromosome 5, Tu2.1, whole genome shotgun sequence, one region contains:
- the LOC125506793 gene encoding B3 domain-containing protein Os12g0592300-like, translated as MMVDEKGRCGRCREWQEHYYWEHMEDVSKISFFKLMTGDFQQRISIPEKIANNFIGKIANGGFTLKAPSGEEWRVGVEKIADKRFFMPGWEEFAMAHELQENELLLFKCSGNCSFDVLIFDASGCEKVSCFFANKKGINMRKQFDNIVSQHGQEHCILSDSDDTSMPLSQLVRSTHKASTSKKPSKANCLQCVLATWKENGSPNSSNYYLKNEVEQEEESDDDHTESNNYYYSRIANCLSEDEREEIFRQISIQSGNPVYVVVLQKAHVRPANNLLIISSKFAADHLEGRSYEMLLLRPNRKEKWCLKYYHSRVTRGFNSRRWNKFVRDNMLREGYVCIFELMKGARKATMTVHVLRKVDDKFVLLG; from the exons ATGATGGTGGATGAGAAGGGAAGGTGTGGGAGGTGCAGGGAGTGGCAGGAGCACTACTACTGGGAGCACATGGAGGATGTGAGCAAGATCAGCTTCTTCAAGCTCATGACAGGAGATTTTCAGCAGCGCATT AGCATACCGGAGAAGATTGCCAACAATTTCATCGGGAAGATCGCCAATGGAGGATTCACCCTCAAAGCACCAAGCGGTGAGGAATGGCGCGTTGGTGTCGAAAAGATTGCCGATAAGCGGTTCTTCATGCCAGGATGGGAGGAATTTGCCATGGCTCACGAACTGCAGGAGAACGAGCTCCTGCTCTTCAAATGCAGTGGCAATTGTTCCTTTGATGTACTCATCTTTGACGCGAGCGGCTGCGAGAAGGTTTCATGTTTCTTTGCCAATAAAAAGGGTATCAATATGCGCAAACAGTTTGATAACATTGTGAGTCAACACGGACAAGAGCACTGCATTTTGAGTGATTCTGACGATACTAGCATGCCACTATCGCAGCTGGTTCGGTCTACTCACAAGGCCTCCACTTCAAAGAAACCAAGTAAG GCAAACTGTTTGCAGTGCGTCCTCGCAACTT GGAAAGAGAATGGATCTCCAAACAGCAGCAACTATTATCTTAAGAACGAGGTGGAGCAAGAAGAGGAAAGTGATGACGACCACACTGAATCCAACAACTACTACTACTCAAGGATTGCCAATTGCCTGAGCGAAGATGAACGAGAGGAAATATTCAGGCAGATATCAATTCAGTCAGGCAACCCTGTATATGTGGTTGTCCTGCAGAAGGCTCATGTTCGCCCTGCAAACAACTTACTG ATCATCTCCAGCAAATTTGCAGCTGATCATCTTGAGGGGAGATCATATGAGATGCTGCTTCTCAGGCCAAACAGGAAAGAGAAATGGTGTCTGAAGTACTACCACAGCAGGGTCACCCGAGGCTTCAACAGCCGGCGCTGGAACAAGTTTGTTCGTGATAATATGCTGCGCGAGGGCTACGTCTGCATCTTCGAGCTGATGAAAGGCGCGAGGAAGGCGACGATGACGGTCCACGTCCTTCGGAAGGTGGACGACAAGTTTGTTCTACTGGGCTAA